The following nucleotide sequence is from Salvia miltiorrhiza cultivar Shanhuang (shh) chromosome 7, IMPLAD_Smil_shh, whole genome shotgun sequence.
ATCGTCCTTCACCCTGCAGAGTTTTCATTTTCGTGTACCTTACACTGTAACACCATTTCCTATTTCAGAAAGACCATACCTCTTTCGGCGAAAAAAGGAGATAGAGGACGAAGACCTAAGCCATATGTGAATTGACAAGGACAACAAGAAAGCTGGAACCTCGGATGATGATGCCCCCTCAGCCTCcaaaggagcagcactgaagGCTACATCCAAAGATTCCAAGAAGCAGTCGGAAGAGTCGACTGATACCAAAAATGAAGACTTTTTCAATCAATATTCTCTAATGACGGAAAGGTTCAACAAAATGGAATCAAGGTTCAGAAAGTACAAAAAGTTCCACAAGAATAACTTCAAGGGCATGGAGAATGAGTACAAGCCGAGATACTCCAACAACAAATTCGAAGAGAAGAAGCCGTCTACTCCAGACTTGAAAGACGCGGAGTGCTTTAGCTGCGGCAAGAAGGGACATTACAAAACTGATTGTCCTGAGATCTCATACTCAGAACACAAAGCCCTTCGAGCCAAAAGAGACAGAAGAAATGAGAAGAATAAGACAATGGTAGCCGAAGATGCAGAGGACTCCAACTACTCAACTGAATCATCTTCAAGCAACTCAACAAGTTCAGATGATGAGAGTCAGACCCTAATGGCTAAAGATACTGAAAGTGTAGTTGATAACAACTTCAACAGCTATGACAGTGGACTCGATAGGcctgaggtaaactctcactctaAGACTTTTAATATTGATATCTCCTTAATGATGACAGGAAAAAATTCAGTCTCGGGAGCCACATCACTGAATGCTGAAGAATATGAACAAGTGATGTGTGATTACCAAAGTTTAAGGACACTCTTTGAGAATCTTTTGGAAGAAAATCAAAGACTGAAGAAAGAGATCAGTCAAGCTCAGACTGAAAATGAGAAGATCAATGTTTATCTTCTTGATGAACTGATTGCAGAGAACAATAGACTAAAGAAAGAGATCGAAACTCTACAGTCAGAAAAGAGCAAACTTCAGTCTCAATTGGAAGAGACTGAAACTGATCTAGAGCGAACTGCAAAAGAACTTGATGAAGCCTCATTTGAAGCAGCTCGACTGAATGACAAGATGGAACAGTGGGTCAAGAATTGTATGGAGAACTCCCCACTAATGAAACACTTTCCATGATCATCAACACTAGTTGAAAGTGTTGGAGGAAAATTGACTGCATCTGAAAAAGGCAATGGAATTGTAACTGTGGAGATAACTGAAAAGTCAAATGACGAAGCATCATCCAAAAGTTAtgcagaagaagaagagaagaaaaggAAGATGATGTCATATAGGAACATTCCTCCTCCTGAAGACTACAGACAACCCAATGGAAGATACTGGAAAGAACAGAAGGTGGTGACCAACAATCAAAATCATCAGCAAAAACTGAAGAATCCACTTCAACACAGAAAAGATGAAGGCCCCTCTAGACTGCACTATGATCAGTCTAGACAACTGAAGAACTAGAACCATCGTCACCAACAAAGGGAGAATCAAAACAACAAGAAACTGAATTATGTTCAGTTTACTCGTGACCAACAACCATGGAGACAAAATCAGAAGTTCGAGCAAGGACAACATTATCCGAAGCAACATCAGTCTCCACAACGGTCTCAACATAGACTACATCAGTAGCAGCCGAGACACCATCAGTCCACTTCAACTTCAGTATTTCAGAGGAGACACAATACTGAAAGAAGGAGATTCAtagtaaaaatcttataattataacttaataatgttaatttgattagtgattcactcatcaatcatcactaatctaatattattactaagcattcaagattgttagtaagaatcttataattataacctaataatgttaatttgattagtgattcactcatcaatcatcactaatctaagattcttactaaaaattcaagattcttagtaaaaatcttataattataacttaagaatgttaatttgattagtgattcaattatcaatcatcactaatctaatattattactaaacattcaagattgttagtaaaaatcttataattataacttaataatgttaatttgattagtgattcactcatcaatcatcactaatctaatattattactaagaattcaagattcttagtaagaatcttataattataactt
It contains:
- the LOC130993939 gene encoding TSA1-like protein, yielding MNNTLSVNEVQFECFQYTPHLMQRTVHLMQGYGESSFTLQSFHFRVPYTDNKKAGTSDDDAPSASKGAALKATSKDSKKQSEESTDTKNEDFFNQYSLMTERFNKMESRFRKYKKFHKNNFKGMENEYKPRYSNNKFEEKKPSTPDLKDAECFSCGKKGHYKTDCPEISYSEHKALRAKRDRRNEKNKTMVAEDAEDSNYSTESSSSNSTSSDDESQTLMAKDTESVVDNNFNSYDSGLDRPEVNSHSKTFNIDISLMMTGKNSVSGATSLNAEEYEQVMCDYQSLRTLFENLLEENQRLKKEISQAQTENEKINVYLLDELIAENNRLKKEIETLQSEKSKLQSQLEETETDLERTAKELDEASFEAARLNDKMEQWVKNFESVGGKLTASEKGNGIVTVEITEKSNDEASSKSYAEEEEKKRKMMSYRNIPPPEDYRQPNGRYWKEQKVVTNNQNHQQKLKNPLQHRKDEGPSRLHYDQSRQLKN